One part of the Thermococcus radiotolerans genome encodes these proteins:
- the purS gene encoding phosphoribosylformylglycinamidine synthase subunit PurS — MRWKVTVIVRLKEGLNDPEGRVIGNALRNLGYAVDNLRVPKYFEFELESEEPEKEVEGMCKKLLANPLIHDYEYSIEPVS, encoded by the coding sequence ATGAGATGGAAGGTTACCGTCATCGTTCGTCTTAAGGAAGGACTGAACGACCCCGAGGGAAGGGTCATAGGAAACGCCCTCAGAAACCTCGGATACGCCGTGGATAATCTTCGCGTTCCCAAGTACTTCGAGTTCGAGCTGGAGAGTGAAGAACCGGAAAAGGAAGTAGAGGGGATGTGCAAAAAGCTCCTCGCTAACCCGCTCATCCACGACTACGAGTACAGCATAGAGCCGGTGAGCTGA